From the Bacillus tuaregi genome, one window contains:
- a CDS encoding helix-turn-helix transcriptional regulator gives MGSRKRESTGFLLKQRAFLKLYLITNIENERWYGLQLLEEIRKEFQPFGFEPQHSEIYRALHDLLEDGVLTRGKIKKGDSKYQEVAVYSIKDKEKAKTYKKMVKADLDRSSQLLRKALEDNYS, from the coding sequence ATGGGTAGCCGAAAAAGAGAAAGCACTGGTTTTCTACTTAAACAGAGGGCATTTTTGAAGTTATACCTGATTACCAATATTGAAAATGAACGATGGTATGGATTGCAGCTGTTAGAGGAGATACGGAAAGAGTTTCAACCATTTGGCTTTGAACCACAGCACTCAGAGATATACCGTGCCTTACATGACCTATTAGAAGATGGTGTTTTAACAAGAGGGAAAATTAAAAAGGGTGATTCCAAATACCAGGAGGTTGCGGTTTACTCCATCAAGGACAAGGAAAAAGCAAAGACCTATAAAAAAATGGTGAAAGCAGATTTGGATCGGTCGTCACAATTACTAAGAAAAGCACTAGAGGATAACTATTCATAA
- a CDS encoding cell wall hydrolase: MKKLKKIKMAALAMVTTVSLFTFQPPVDAEAARSTHTVRSGDTLWKISNWYGVGLTTLKQANQQSSNMIYVGQKLVIPQSTISESDKDLIARLVSAEANGEPYAGKVAVATVILNRLDHPDFPHTIREVIYQIDHGHYAFTPVQNGTIHQAADADSKKAVYEALAFRGQGNGSLYFYNPKTASSSWIYSRPVTVTIGNHRFAR; the protein is encoded by the coding sequence ATGAAAAAACTAAAAAAAATAAAAATGGCAGCATTAGCTATGGTTACCACGGTATCGTTATTTACCTTTCAACCGCCTGTTGACGCAGAGGCGGCAAGATCCACGCATACGGTACGTTCAGGAGATACCTTATGGAAAATTAGTAATTGGTATGGTGTAGGACTAACGACTTTAAAACAAGCAAATCAACAGTCTAGTAATATGATTTATGTTGGACAGAAGCTAGTTATTCCACAATCTACTATTTCCGAAAGTGACAAAGACCTCATTGCACGATTAGTATCAGCAGAGGCAAATGGAGAGCCATATGCAGGGAAAGTGGCTGTAGCTACTGTTATTCTTAATCGTTTAGACCACCCTGATTTCCCACATACGATTAGAGAGGTTATTTATCAAATTGATCATGGTCATTATGCTTTTACTCCTGTTCAAAATGGAACGATTCATCAAGCTGCAGATGCAGACTCGAAAAAAGCAGTTTATGAGGCACTTGCTTTTAGAGGACAGGGGAATGGCTCACTATATTTCTATAATCCAAAAACGGCTTCAAGCAGCTGGATTTATTCAAGACCGGTAACGGTAACCATCGGCAACCACCGTTTTGCGAGATAA
- a CDS encoding Na/Pi cotransporter family protein — MEIVIQRMLFELLGGVGIFLYSITTMRTGLQSIAGNKLKDILDRFTSNPLIGFLAGILVTGMIQSSTATTVITVGLVGAGFMNLRQAIGVILGANIGTTVTALIIGFNIEEYSLPIIAIGAFLLFFFKKKTMQNIGQIIFGLGGIFYGLELISIGVEPMSELEMFKGLSLQLSSIPLLGVLVGTISTMLVHSSSAAIGILQGLYADSLISLEAALPILYGDNIGTTISAVIVSIGTSTVAKRAASIHVFINVMGTIIFLILLQPFAALILWISGSIHLSPEMAIAFAHALYNIFSSLLFLPFISVLILFAKKLIPGEDSVIEYRAKRLDPHLIKQSTSIALGQAKEEVIFMGEFAIKGLKESLLFFKTKHEPHAMHTKQMEDFLNSLDRKITNYLIDIGLYSLTERESEEQNKLISIVRELEGIGDLFDDIIDHSEYGISLKVNFSKHGVGGLEELFELTIATVKEAMNALDQNNKDAAKLAIEKKDLLNKMEEELRKEHVLRIQSGECSPQAEIVFIDIINNLVRIGDHAVNIAHVLLKEENFYEVVR; from the coding sequence GTGGAAATAGTAATTCAACGAATGTTATTTGAATTGCTCGGAGGCGTTGGGATTTTTCTGTATAGCATTACAACGATGCGTACAGGTCTGCAGAGTATAGCCGGGAACAAATTAAAGGATATTCTTGATCGTTTTACATCCAATCCACTCATAGGTTTTCTAGCGGGTATTCTTGTTACAGGTATGATCCAAAGCAGTACAGCAACAACGGTTATAACAGTAGGCCTCGTAGGTGCAGGTTTTATGAACCTGCGTCAGGCCATCGGAGTCATTCTTGGCGCTAATATTGGCACAACGGTAACGGCTTTGATTATTGGATTTAATATAGAAGAATACTCTTTGCCTATTATTGCCATTGGGGCTTTTCTTTTGTTTTTCTTTAAAAAGAAAACAATGCAGAATATCGGACAGATTATCTTTGGTTTAGGAGGAATTTTCTACGGATTGGAATTAATCAGCATTGGAGTGGAACCAATGAGTGAGCTTGAGATGTTTAAAGGTCTGTCCCTTCAACTAAGCTCAATTCCTTTATTAGGGGTACTCGTAGGCACTATTTCCACCATGTTGGTTCATAGTTCAAGTGCCGCAATTGGTATTTTACAAGGACTTTATGCAGATTCATTGATTTCACTCGAAGCAGCATTACCGATTTTATATGGAGATAATATCGGAACGACGATTTCAGCTGTCATTGTATCAATAGGAACTTCAACAGTAGCCAAACGTGCTGCTAGCATACATGTCTTCATAAATGTAATGGGAACGATCATTTTTTTAATTCTTTTGCAGCCCTTTGCAGCCCTTATTTTATGGATATCAGGCTCTATTCATCTAAGTCCAGAGATGGCGATTGCCTTTGCACATGCCCTTTATAATATCTTTAGCAGTCTGTTATTTCTTCCGTTCATTAGTGTGTTAATTCTTTTTGCTAAGAAGCTCATTCCTGGTGAAGATTCAGTCATTGAGTATCGGGCTAAAAGGCTCGATCCCCATTTAATAAAGCAATCCACCTCCATTGCGTTAGGACAGGCGAAGGAAGAAGTCATATTTATGGGAGAATTCGCCATAAAGGGGCTAAAAGAATCGCTACTATTCTTCAAAACAAAGCATGAACCGCATGCCATGCATACAAAGCAAATGGAGGATTTTCTAAACAGCTTAGATCGAAAAATAACGAATTATCTCATTGATATTGGATTATATTCTTTAACGGAACGCGAATCAGAAGAACAAAATAAGCTGATAAGTATCGTCCGTGAGCTTGAGGGAATTGGTGATCTTTTTGATGATATTATTGACCATAGCGAATATGGAATCTCGCTGAAAGTTAACTTCTCTAAGCATGGTGTAGGTGGATTAGAGGAGTTGTTTGAATTAACGATTGCTACCGTTAAAGAAGCTATGAATGCGCTTGATCAAAATAATAAGGATGCAGCGAAATTGGCCATCGAAAAGAAAGACCTTCTTAATAAAATGGAGGAAGAACTTCGAAAAGAGCATGTACTTCGAATCCAATCAGGTGAATGCAGTCCCCAAGCAGAAATTGTCTTTATTGATATCATAAATAACCTAGTACGGATTGGGGATCATGCAGTTAATATTGCTCATGTTCTATTAAAAGAGGAAAATTTTTACGAGGTTGTCAGATAA
- a CDS encoding YebC/PmpR family DNA-binding transcriptional regulator, with amino-acid sequence MGRKWNNIKEKKASKDANTSRIYAKFGKEIYVVAKQGEPDPELNQALRFVLERAKTYNVPRHIIDRAIEKAKGGSEENYDELRYEGFGPSGSMIIVDALTNNVNRTASEVRAAFGKNGGNMGVSGSVAYMFDQTAVIGIEGKTSDEVLELLMEADLDVRDILEEEESVIVYAEPDQFHAVQEAFKAAGVSEFTVAELTMLAKSDVTLADDTIAQFEKLIDALEDLDDVQQVYHNVDLGE; translated from the coding sequence ATGGGTCGTAAATGGAATAATATTAAGGAAAAAAAAGCATCAAAGGATGCGAATACTAGTCGTATTTATGCCAAATTTGGAAAAGAAATATATGTAGTGGCCAAACAGGGTGAACCAGATCCTGAACTAAACCAAGCATTGCGCTTCGTGCTGGAGCGCGCTAAAACATATAATGTTCCAAGACATATTATCGACCGTGCCATTGAAAAAGCCAAGGGCGGTTCAGAGGAGAACTACGATGAGCTTCGCTATGAAGGCTTTGGTCCAAGTGGCTCCATGATTATTGTGGATGCATTAACGAATAATGTAAACCGTACTGCCTCTGAAGTGCGTGCAGCATTTGGTAAAAACGGCGGGAATATGGGAGTAAGTGGTTCTGTTGCCTATATGTTTGATCAAACTGCTGTCATCGGAATTGAAGGAAAAACATCTGATGAAGTGTTAGAGCTATTAATGGAAGCCGACTTAGATGTTCGCGATATTCTTGAAGAAGAAGAGTCTGTGATTGTATATGCTGAACCAGACCAATTTCACGCCGTACAGGAAGCATTTAAGGCCGCAGGTGTAAGTGAATTCACGGTTGCAGAGCTCACGATGCTTGCGAAAAGCGATGTTACATTAGCAGATGATACGATTGCACAATTTGAAAAATTGATTGATGCTTTAGAAGACTTAGATGATGTCCAACAGGTTTACCACAATGTGGATTTAGGAGAATAA
- a CDS encoding aromatic-ring-hydroxylating dioxygenase subunit beta translates to MNITRQEVEEFLYHEAELLDEWKMQAWADLFAKEGTYVIPPIGSPNADFKTALFLVHDDRARLEQRALRLLKKEAHVEFPHSKTTHNVSNVRIVSNEDGVVTVKANFVTYRAKRDFLDTYVGVNEYQLVQEEGELKILAKKVILNLEALRPQGKVSILL, encoded by the coding sequence ATGAATATAACACGTCAAGAAGTCGAAGAATTTTTATACCATGAGGCAGAATTACTTGATGAATGGAAAATGCAAGCATGGGCTGATTTATTTGCTAAAGAAGGCACATATGTGATCCCTCCTATCGGTAGCCCAAATGCAGATTTCAAAACGGCTTTATTCTTAGTACATGACGATCGAGCACGCCTTGAGCAGAGAGCTCTACGTTTACTAAAGAAAGAAGCTCACGTTGAGTTTCCACATTCAAAAACAACACATAATGTATCAAACGTAAGAATCGTTAGCAATGAAGATGGTGTTGTTACGGTAAAGGCTAACTTCGTTACTTACCGTGCGAAGCGTGATTTCCTTGATACTTATGTTGGAGTTAATGAATACCAATTAGTTCAAGAAGAAGGCGAATTAAAAATTCTTGCTAAGAAGGTAATCCTTAACTTAGAAGCTTTACGTCCACAAGGTAAAGTTAGTATTCTTCTATAA
- a CDS encoding aromatic ring-hydroxylating oxygenase subunit alpha translates to MGKYVREDKEKLSFKVNRQAFIKPEILETEREAIFSKCWLYIGHESELPNKGDFHRRKVGGRNLIFTRSQDGEIRAFYNSCPHRGALVTRENCGNSKVFRCFYHAWSFNNQGELVGMPDKAGFPNDHNCDGSKNLATVKRLENYRGFMFVNFDDNAVSLEEYLGNAKEYLDLVADQAYAAEDPTLGMEVLTDPQQYSVRANWKLLGENSVDLYHGVPTHKTYFDIVATRGGTMEKDSLVGEGKDLGGGHAVMEYYSAWPRPVGKWIEGYGEEAKEVIDKNIERLEAKFGQERAHRIAKKNRNIWIFPNLIINDIMAITIRTFYPIEPGYIEVTGYALAPKAEGENFRQVRNDSFLEFLGPSGFATPDDNEALELCQEGFLNAKEVGWNDISKGMNREVPQATDEAQMRAFWRRWNELMLAEEAKQEGKEEAKGVNA, encoded by the coding sequence ATGGGGAAATATGTAAGAGAAGACAAAGAGAAGTTGTCATTCAAAGTTAACCGACAAGCGTTTATTAAGCCTGAAATTTTAGAAACAGAAAGAGAAGCCATCTTTAGTAAATGCTGGCTTTATATCGGACATGAATCTGAACTGCCAAATAAAGGTGATTTCCATAGAAGAAAAGTCGGAGGACGTAACTTAATCTTCACACGCAGCCAAGATGGTGAAATCCGTGCATTCTATAACAGCTGTCCACACCGCGGCGCTTTAGTTACGCGTGAAAATTGCGGAAACTCTAAAGTATTCCGTTGCTTCTATCATGCTTGGAGCTTTAATAACCAAGGTGAATTAGTTGGTATGCCTGATAAAGCAGGTTTCCCAAATGATCATAACTGTGATGGTTCTAAAAACCTTGCGACAGTAAAGCGTCTTGAAAACTATCGTGGATTTATGTTTGTTAACTTCGATGATAACGCTGTCTCTTTAGAAGAATACTTAGGAAATGCTAAAGAATATCTTGATTTAGTGGCAGACCAAGCATATGCGGCTGAGGATCCAACTCTTGGAATGGAAGTTCTAACAGATCCTCAACAATACAGTGTACGTGCTAACTGGAAGCTATTAGGCGAAAACAGTGTTGACTTATATCACGGTGTTCCAACACACAAAACTTATTTTGACATTGTTGCTACTCGTGGTGGAACAATGGAAAAAGACAGTCTTGTAGGTGAAGGGAAAGACCTTGGCGGCGGACATGCTGTTATGGAATACTACTCTGCTTGGCCAAGACCAGTAGGTAAGTGGATTGAAGGTTACGGAGAAGAAGCGAAAGAAGTTATCGATAAGAATATTGAAAGACTAGAAGCAAAATTCGGGCAAGAAAGAGCACACCGTATTGCTAAAAAGAACCGTAATATCTGGATTTTCCCTAACTTAATCATTAACGATATCATGGCGATCACTATCAGAACATTCTATCCAATCGAGCCTGGATACATTGAAGTGACTGGTTATGCCTTAGCACCTAAAGCTGAAGGTGAAAACTTCAGACAAGTTCGTAACGACAGCTTCTTAGAATTCTTAGGACCATCAGGCTTTGCAACTCCAGACGATAACGAAGCACTTGAACTTTGTCAAGAAGGTTTCTTAAATGCGAAAGAGGTAGGCTGGAATGATATCTCTAAAGGGATGAACAGAGAAGTTCCTCAAGCAACGGACGAAGCACAGATGCGTGCATTCTGGCGTAGATGGAATGAATTAATGCTGGCTGAAGAAGCAAAGCAAGAAGGTAAAGAGGAAGCTAAGGGGGTTAACGCATGA
- a CDS encoding LysR family transcriptional regulator has product MDTSQLETFLAIYEYNNYSKAAEHLNVTQPTVTARMKNLESELSCKLFERSGKNVILTKEGKVFLKYATTILSYVRYSKEETLSSKLPSLKVGFPPGFSYSFITELIQSIISIDDLNITVIEGEDSSRLNEQIIAGELDLVLTRNDVAYNPNLISEYLFEDTLVLICGKNHRLADSDKIEMDDLHDETIIWYRRNSPLISNVDQRLIGVPNIKHIEVENNEMLKKVVASGIGVGITPLIGIDQSERDQLIVKEIKELRYIPNKIYIQYRKNLIIENYLENIISSIINHKNNKNE; this is encoded by the coding sequence GTGGATACAAGTCAACTTGAAACATTTCTCGCCATTTATGAGTATAATAATTATTCAAAAGCGGCCGAACATCTAAATGTAACCCAACCAACTGTTACGGCTCGAATGAAGAACCTGGAAAGTGAACTCTCTTGTAAATTATTTGAGCGTTCAGGAAAGAATGTCATTTTGACGAAAGAAGGAAAAGTGTTTCTTAAATATGCAACCACTATTCTTTCTTATGTAAGATATTCAAAAGAAGAAACGCTATCTTCTAAGCTACCAAGTTTAAAGGTTGGCTTTCCCCCTGGTTTTTCTTATTCCTTTATAACGGAGTTGATACAATCCATTATCTCTATTGATGATTTGAACATTACGGTGATTGAGGGCGAGGATTCCAGTAGGTTAAATGAACAGATCATAGCGGGAGAATTAGATTTAGTTCTGACTAGAAATGATGTTGCGTATAATCCCAATCTCATTTCCGAATATCTGTTTGAGGATACACTCGTACTAATTTGCGGCAAAAACCATCGACTCGCTGATTCAGATAAAATTGAAATGGATGATTTACATGATGAAACCATTATTTGGTATCGAAGGAATTCTCCATTAATATCAAACGTTGATCAACGCTTAATAGGCGTTCCAAATATTAAGCATATTGAGGTTGAAAACAATGAAATGTTAAAAAAAGTAGTTGCCAGTGGAATTGGTGTAGGGATTACTCCTTTAATTGGAATTGATCAAAGTGAACGTGATCAGCTGATTGTAAAAGAAATAAAGGAGCTTCGGTATATTCCCAATAAAATCTATATTCAATATCGAAAGAACCTCATTATTGAAAATTATTTAGAGAATATTATTAGCTCCATTATTAACCATAAGAATAATAAAAATGAATGA
- the pepF gene encoding oligoendopeptidase F yields the protein MITYKTRQEVPLQEKWNIEDLYADLNLWEKDFRQIEEMAERLKTFDGQIHDGHSLYQYLKQSEDLSYLFNKLYAYAMLKVDEDTRETSSQSLLDKAKQLSVKVSSSTSFFMPFLLSLKEETLQAYINEEKGLDYFTEDLMESFRYKPHVLSKEQEELLSQLGEALSVPSHTFGMINNADIKFGEVTGDNGESVELTRGMYAKLIEDEDREKRKEAYFAYYKPYLQLKNSIAATLSGAIKNNVTMAKLRHYPSALEKGLFGDKVPKEVYENLIATTKKNIKPLHRYTQIRKQKLNLDELHQYDMSVPLISGVKPVISYEEAYDTMLKALSPLGEDYIQILKEFKESRYLDVRETPGKRSGAYNLGVYGVHPFILLNHQDDLDSLFTLVHECGHGVHSMLSSKYQPQITARYSIFVAEVASTVNEVLLINYLLKNEKDPNVRKHLINHFIDQYKGTFFTQVMFAEFEKKTHEMAEARKPLNVEVFNQTYETLFREYNGNEMVFDEQVKYGWSRIPHFYRPFYVYKYATGYASAIHLATRIFEGDEETIQSYLEFLKSGSSDYPLELLKKTGVDLTSPEPIENALTRFEDLVEEFSKL from the coding sequence TTGATTACCTATAAGACAAGACAGGAAGTACCTTTGCAGGAAAAATGGAATATAGAGGACCTCTATGCAGATCTAAATCTTTGGGAAAAGGATTTTCGACAAATTGAAGAGATGGCAGAAAGATTAAAAACGTTTGACGGCCAGATTCACGATGGTCATTCACTCTACCAATACCTCAAACAAAGCGAGGACCTTTCCTATCTATTTAACAAACTCTATGCTTATGCGATGTTAAAGGTCGATGAAGACACACGGGAAACCTCCTCTCAATCATTATTGGACAAGGCAAAACAGTTAAGTGTAAAAGTAAGCTCATCTACCTCGTTCTTTATGCCCTTTTTATTAAGCCTGAAAGAAGAAACCTTGCAAGCATATATTAATGAAGAAAAAGGCTTAGATTATTTTACAGAAGATTTAATGGAGTCTTTTCGTTATAAACCACATGTGTTAAGCAAGGAGCAGGAGGAACTCCTTTCCCAATTGGGTGAAGCATTATCTGTTCCAAGCCATACCTTTGGGATGATCAATAATGCCGATATTAAATTTGGTGAAGTAACAGGTGATAACGGTGAGTCTGTTGAGCTGACAAGGGGGATGTATGCCAAATTAATAGAAGATGAGGATCGCGAAAAAAGAAAAGAAGCCTATTTCGCTTATTATAAGCCTTACCTGCAATTAAAAAATTCCATAGCTGCCACACTGTCAGGCGCGATTAAAAATAATGTGACGATGGCAAAGCTTCGTCATTATCCATCTGCATTAGAAAAAGGGTTATTTGGAGACAAAGTGCCTAAAGAAGTCTACGAAAATCTTATTGCGACGACTAAAAAAAATATCAAGCCGCTTCATCGATATACACAAATTCGGAAACAAAAACTGAATCTAGATGAACTTCATCAATATGATATGAGTGTACCATTAATCAGCGGAGTAAAACCGGTTATCTCCTATGAGGAAGCGTACGATACGATGCTAAAGGCCCTATCTCCGCTTGGGGAAGATTATATACAGATTCTAAAGGAATTCAAAGAATCACGGTATCTTGATGTTCGAGAAACACCGGGAAAAAGGTCTGGAGCCTATAACCTTGGTGTATACGGTGTACATCCATTTATCCTCTTAAATCATCAGGATGATTTAGATAGTTTATTTACATTGGTTCATGAATGCGGACATGGCGTACATAGTATGCTCAGCTCGAAATACCAACCACAAATTACAGCTAGATATAGTATATTTGTTGCAGAGGTTGCTTCGACTGTCAATGAAGTGCTGTTGATTAACTACTTATTAAAAAATGAAAAGGATCCGAACGTCCGTAAGCACCTGATCAATCATTTCATTGATCAATATAAAGGTACCTTCTTTACTCAAGTAATGTTTGCAGAATTCGAGAAGAAGACACATGAAATGGCAGAGGCGAGAAAGCCGCTAAATGTCGAGGTGTTTAATCAAACTTATGAGACATTATTTAGGGAATACAATGGAAATGAAATGGTTTTTGATGAACAAGTGAAATACGGTTGGTCAAGAATTCCTCATTTTTATCGACCATTTTACGTTTATAAATATGCGACAGGATATGCCTCTGCCATTCATTTAGCTACGAGAATCTTTGAAGGTGATGAGGAAACAATCCAATCCTATTTAGAATTTCTAAAAAGTGGCAGCTCAGATTATCCTCTTGAATTATTAAAGAAAACAGGTGTTGATTTAACTTCACCTGAACCAATTGAAAATGCATTAACACGCTTTGAAGATTTGGTAGAGGAGTTCTCAAAGCTGTAA
- a CDS encoding CAP domain-containing protein has protein sequence MCLKVFFRLLATILLLGSLWILFVKDQDGLDGQSTYETIIIKLEVLKEHPSVTTMFDTIETGFDNLLNRIDQAINSKNKESEHEKINIAKPDLEAPITHAFSIHNIELGDTRAEVEELAGAAKRSSYNEYGTMWFAYHENYHNFFMAAYDEKGKVIGLYTNQDLLSTKQGISIGSEKDFVLEQLGEPRSTIQKGFISYQLNHNDEYHLFEADNSYVTFFYDKHKNHTVTAIQIISDELEQQKDSYYSLESPELKEGFEYQLFDLTNASRVVHALPVLSWDEAVKETARNHSLDMAENQYFNHTNLEGQSPFDRMEEDNISFHTAGENLASGQVSSIFAHEGLMNSLGHRENILQPDFEALGVGVAFDSDSKPYYTENFLAK, from the coding sequence ATGTGTTTGAAGGTTTTTTTTAGGCTCCTTGCTACCATCTTATTACTTGGTAGCCTTTGGATTCTATTTGTTAAGGATCAAGATGGACTGGACGGACAATCAACATATGAAACTATCATAATCAAGCTCGAAGTACTTAAGGAACATCCAAGCGTAACAACAATGTTTGATACAATCGAAACCGGGTTCGATAATCTATTGAATAGGATAGACCAGGCAATTAACTCCAAAAATAAAGAATCAGAGCATGAGAAAATTAACATAGCCAAGCCTGATTTAGAAGCCCCTATTACGCATGCTTTCTCCATTCATAACATTGAATTAGGCGATACAAGAGCAGAAGTGGAAGAATTGGCTGGTGCAGCCAAGCGTTCCTCCTATAATGAGTATGGGACCATGTGGTTTGCTTATCATGAAAACTACCATAACTTTTTTATGGCTGCATATGATGAAAAAGGGAAAGTTATTGGCCTTTATACAAACCAAGATTTGCTTTCCACCAAACAAGGCATTAGTATCGGTTCAGAAAAGGACTTCGTTCTTGAGCAGCTAGGGGAACCACGTTCAACCATTCAAAAGGGGTTTATTTCCTATCAGCTTAATCATAACGATGAGTATCACTTGTTTGAAGCAGACAACAGCTATGTGACCTTTTTTTACGATAAGCATAAGAATCATACAGTTACTGCTATCCAAATCATAAGTGATGAATTGGAGCAGCAGAAAGATTCCTACTATTCGCTTGAAAGCCCAGAGCTGAAAGAGGGCTTTGAATATCAGTTATTTGATTTAACCAATGCTTCGAGAGTGGTGCATGCCCTCCCTGTCTTATCCTGGGATGAAGCGGTTAAAGAAACAGCCCGTAACCATAGTTTAGACATGGCAGAAAATCAATATTTTAATCATACTAATTTAGAGGGCCAGTCTCCTTTCGACCGTATGGAGGAGGACAATATTTCCTTTCATACAGCAGGTGAAAATCTTGCCTCCGGGCAGGTAAGCAGTATTTTTGCTCATGAAGGTCTAATGAATTCTCTAGGGCACAGAGAAAATATTCTACAGCCTGATTTTGAAGCGCTAGGGGTTGGGGTTGCCTTTGACTCTGACTCAAAACCCTACTATACAGAGAACTTTTTAGCAAAGTAA
- a CDS encoding TVP38/TMEM64 family protein has protein sequence MKKVVHIKNWIKSLSFLLLVSIMIYFIFHAEWFQAFRSGDIGGIIQENLWITLLITLLVMIIQNTFTIIPLILIITINYTVFGFMNGFLWSWLSSIAGAALMFFGSRYLFQDWVLPRINKEFIDKIEKKGFLFVFQARIMPFIPTSLINILGGISSIRFNSFITATIFGNFIYFFILTLIPAGLMNSQINEFLIEAFILIAIILMILYKRKRKKGEKRTLSNHSKGM, from the coding sequence ATGAAAAAGGTGGTACACATTAAAAATTGGATTAAATCACTTTCATTCCTTTTACTGGTTTCAATCATGATTTATTTCATCTTTCATGCTGAATGGTTTCAAGCGTTTAGAAGTGGGGATATAGGAGGGATTATTCAGGAAAATTTATGGATAACTCTGCTAATAACGCTTTTGGTGATGATTATTCAGAATACCTTTACCATTATTCCATTAATTCTCATCATCACGATAAATTATACAGTGTTTGGATTTATGAACGGTTTTCTTTGGAGCTGGTTATCCAGCATTGCTGGTGCTGCCCTTATGTTTTTTGGCAGCAGATATTTGTTTCAGGACTGGGTTCTCCCAAGAATTAATAAAGAGTTTATTGATAAAATTGAAAAAAAGGGGTTTTTATTTGTTTTTCAAGCTAGGATTATGCCTTTTATTCCCACAAGCCTAATCAACATTCTTGGCGGAATCAGCTCCATCCGTTTCAATTCCTTTATTACAGCAACGATATTTGGTAATTTTATTTATTTTTTTATTCTCACCCTAATTCCGGCAGGTCTGATGAATTCACAAATAAATGAATTTCTGATTGAAGCGTTCATCCTGATAGCGATTATCCTAATGATTCTATATAAACGAAAAAGGAAAAAAGGGGAGAAGAGGACACTCTCGAACCATTCAAAAGGGATGTAA
- a CDS encoding ketopantoate reductase family protein, with the protein MKTINKVTLVGLGAIGMAYGSLLHDSRKEFQVVANEERIKRYQEKGILINNQPYHFHFITPEVKTEPADLVIFAVKNAELKQAINDVKHHIGPDTIILSLLNGISSEEEIYAAYKNEHILYSMSVEIDALRTNNEVRFTTRGRIEYGEMDNTMSEDVLAVKELFEEVGIDYEISRNISHTMWWKFMINVGINQTSAVLKASYGIFQSLPIAYEWVEAAMREVVTLSEKAGTGLTETDVKKFWPILNKLSPDGKTSMLQDVEAGRKTEVDYFAGKVCELGKKYGVATPINEQLYKMIRIIEEMTQLKQ; encoded by the coding sequence GTGAAGACAATCAATAAAGTAACATTAGTTGGATTAGGCGCCATTGGAATGGCCTATGGAAGCTTACTGCATGATTCTCGTAAAGAATTTCAAGTAGTGGCGAACGAAGAAAGAATCAAACGTTATCAAGAAAAGGGAATTCTGATTAATAATCAACCATACCACTTTCATTTCATCACACCGGAAGTCAAAACAGAACCAGCAGACCTTGTAATCTTTGCTGTCAAAAATGCAGAATTGAAGCAGGCAATCAACGATGTAAAACACCATATCGGACCAGATACAATCATTTTATCCCTGCTAAATGGCATTTCTAGTGAAGAGGAGATTTACGCTGCCTATAAAAATGAACATATCCTCTATAGTATGAGTGTTGAAATTGATGCTCTTCGAACTAACAATGAAGTTCGTTTTACAACACGAGGACGAATCGAATATGGGGAAATGGACAACACGATGTCTGAAGATGTGCTCGCTGTTAAAGAATTATTTGAAGAAGTCGGGATTGATTATGAAATTTCCCGCAATATCTCGCATACAATGTGGTGGAAGTTCATGATTAATGTGGGTATTAATCAAACTTCAGCGGTATTAAAGGCCTCGTATGGCATTTTCCAATCATTGCCAATAGCGTATGAGTGGGTTGAAGCAGCCATGCGTGAAGTGGTCACTTTATCCGAAAAAGCTGGAACAGGCTTAACCGAGACGGATGTTAAGAAGTTCTGGCCAATTCTAAATAAGCTTTCTCCTGACGGAAAAACCTCTATGCTGCAGGATGTTGAAGCCGGGAGAAAAACCGAGGTAGACTACTTTGCGGGAAAGGTATGTGAATTAGGAAAAAAATACGGAGTAGCAACTCCCATTAACGAACAGCTCTATAAGATGATACGAATCATTGAAGAGATGACCCAATTAAAGCAATAA